CGGAAATCGTCGGAGGAACCGCCGGCAACCTCCGCGCCTTGCGCGACCAGCTCCTTCTGCAATGCCGTATCGGCCAGCACCAGGTCGGTCGCGTGCGCCAGCCGCGCCACGACATCGGGCGGCATACCGGCCGGGCCGAGCAGGCCGAACCACGTACCCGCCTCGAATCCCTTTACGCCGGCCTCCTGCATGGTAGGCACGTTGGGAACGAGTTGCGAGCGCTGGGCGAGCGTGATCGCCAGGGCGTCGAGCTTGCCCGCCTGCACCTGCGGCAGCGCCGACACCAGCACATCGAACATCACATTGACCTGGCCGCCGATGACATCGACCAGTCCGGGGGCGCTGCCCTTGTACGGCACGTGGACCATGTCGACGCCGGCCAGGGACTTGAACAACTCGCCCGCCAGGTGGGCGGCGCTGCCGGTCCCGAAGGATGCGTAGGTAAGCTTGCCCGGATTCTTCTTTGCCGCATCGATCAGGTCCTGCACGGTCTTGAAGCCCAGCTTGGGGTTGGCCACCAGCAGTAGCGGCGCCTTGGCGACAAGCGTGATCGGCGTAAAAGCCTGTACCGGGTCATAGGGCACCTTCGCATACGCGTGCGGCGTCACCACCAGCGGCCCGGCCGCGCTGAACAGCAGCGTGTAGCCGTCCGTCGGCGCCTTCGCGACAAGGTCCTGGCCTATCATGCCGCCCGCACCGGCCCGGTTCTCGACGATCACCGGCTGGCCCAGGCGCTCCGTTAACCCTTTGGCGACCAGGCGCGCGGTGCTGTCGGTCGATCCGCCCGCCGCATAAGGCACGATGAGCCGGATGGGTTTGTCGGGATAGCCGGCCGCGGCGGCACAGGCGCTGAAGGCCAGCGCCAGGCCGGCGCAAAGACCACGTATCAGGGTTTTCATGTTGTCTCCTCGGGGTGAATACGATGCGACGCCTCTGTGGGCGTTCGCGGCAATGCATTGACGGTTTCAGGCGCAGGCCTGGTCGATGTGGCCGGTGACGCTGCCGAAGCGTTCCTGCATGATGTCTTCGAACGACCGCCCTTGCGCCGCGATCCAGCTGCCGGATCGCAGCCGGTAGGCCTGGTGGCGCCAGGGCGCCTGCGGCTCGATACCCTGCGCCAGGGCGCGCGCCCCCGCGATCAGGGTGCGGCGAAAGCGCACGATGGCGGCGTCCGTCGCGGTCAGGTGCTCGCGCGTGCGATCGGCGATGCGGCCCTGGCTTTCCTGGATCATCGCGTCCTGTTCGGCCACGCCGCGCACCCCGGTATAGGTTTTGTGCTTCTGCTCCTGCCGGTCCAGCAGGTAGCCGTTGGATAAGTTGCGCAGCGGAATGAAGTGTTCATCGACTTCCGCCACCACGCCGTGCCCACTCTTGAGCTGGTGGATCTCTTCCTGCGTCAGGTCGCGTTCGGGATTCCACACGTATGTGTAGATCCAGCACGCGTGGTCGTCGATGGGCACGAAGGTGTAGCCGAAGTAGTTTTCGCCGGGCAGTGTCGACGGCGTGGTGCTGTGCGACGGCAGCGCGAACTGGGCCGTGCGCCAGTAGATATCCTGTCCGTCGGCGCGCCGCGCGCCGCCCACCACGAAGCCGACATCGTGATCCAGGATCGAGAATTTCGGCATGGGATCGCGCCGGATCCAGGCCAGCCGTCTTTCATCGGCCGGCGCGTCGGCGTTCTCATTGGAGGGCACGCCCGGCGCCGGCATGTGCAGAAACGAGAAGTGGGACGTGTCCAGCGCGCCTTCCAAGGCTTGCGCCCAGTTGCATTCCTGCCGCTTCTTGGTCACGTAGCGGCGGCTGGCCGGCAAGGTGCCGAATTCCAGCATCGGCACCTCGGGTAGCCGTCCGTCATCCGGGCGCGGCCCCATATAGGCCCAGACGATCTCGCCGAATTCGCGGGTCGGATAGGCCTTGATTGCCATGGTCTTGTGGTAGTTCGAATCCGGTGCGACATTGGGCAAGTCCACCGCTTTGCCGTCCACGCCGAACTTCCAGCCATGGAATACGCAGCGCAGGCCGCAGTCCTCGTTGCGTCCGTAGTACAGGTCCGCGCCGCGATGCGGGCAGACGGGTTCCACCAGCCCCACCCGTCCTTGCGTATCGCGAAAAGCCAGGAGCTTTTCGCCCATGACCTGCACGCGCACCGGCGGGCCATCGGGTTCGGGCAGTTCGCGCGAGAGCGCGACAGGCTGCCAATAGCGTCGGAAGTACTGGCCCATGGGTTGGTCCGGGCCGGTGAGCGTCAGCAGGTCGTTATCGGGGGCGGTCAGCATGGGATATCCATCGGCGGAAAGGTTGACATCGGATTCAGGCGGGACGGCGGATACCGTAGGGGGCACCCCACTCCAGGCAGTCGTCCGTGGGGCCGGAGGGCTCGAACTCGCAGCCGACCCAGCGGTCCCACCCCAGCGCTTCCAGCTGCGCGAAGAAGAAGGGGAAATGGATCTCCCCCGTACCGGGCTCATGGCGCCCCGGGGCATTGCCGATCTGGATGTGGCCGATGTGGGGCCACGCCTGCTTCAGCGTATTGGTGAGATTGCCCTCCTCCATCTGCACATGGAAGGTGTCGAAGCACAGCTTCACATTGGGCCGGCCCAGCGCTTCTATCAGGGCCACGCCTTGCTCGATACGGCTGTAGAAATAGTCCGCGAAGCGCGCGCGGCAACAGGGTTCCAGGATCAGGGTCAATCCTTCGCGCTCCAGCAACGCGGCCGCGTAATCGAGGTTGCGCAGGAAGGTCTCGCGGCAGCGCTCGTGTTCCGTTCCCGGGGGGACATTACCGGCCATCGCGTGGATCATGGGCTTGCCGACCTGCATCGCGTAGGCGACGGCTGTTTCCACACTGCGGCGGAAGTCATCCTCGCGCCCGGGCAAGGCGGCGATGCCGCGTTCGCCGGCGGCCCAGTCGCATGGCGTCAGCACCTGCACCAGCCGCAAGCCGTTCTCGTCCAGCAATCCGGCGATCTTGCGCGCGGGATACTCGTAGGGAAAGGCCACCTCCACACCCTGGAAGCCCGCGCGCGCGGCGGCGCGGTACCGTTCCAGCATGGGCAGCTCGGTGTACATCCATCGAAGATTCGGATCGAAACGCAGCATCGTCGCGGCCTCCTAGCGCGTCCCCTCGTGATGGGGGAATAGGCGGTACTGTAGGGAGGGCACTCCGGCGGATCAATCCAATTCGCCCAATCCTTGAATGAGGAAAGCTTATAGATGGCCTGGGGACCGCTCGCGCGGGGCCGGGTTAACCCTGGCGTTCAACGGCGGCGTTGTCGCTCATAATCACCCGATAAGAAACCCTGCGGCCCGGCTCCGGGACGCCCTGTGGCTCCTCCGCGGGCCGTGGCGTCCACCATCCGGCTCGACGGGGCAATCCAAGGGCGCAGCATGGAATTGAAATGGCTGGCTGATTTTCTGAGCGTGGCCGAGACGCAGAGCTTTTCGCGCGCGGCGGGCCTGCGGCATGTCACCCAATCGGCCTTGAGCCGGCGCATCCAGCAACTGGAACAGTGGCTGGGGGTCAGCCTGTTCGACCGCACGGTCACGCCAGTGCGGCTTAGCCGCAGCGGCGAAGACCTGCTACCGCGCGCGCGTGAATTGCTGCATCTTTTGCAGACGACGCGGGCGGAGATCGGGCGCCAGGAAACCGTGGTGGAAGATGTGCTGTCGTTTTCCATGCTCAGCACCCTGTCCCTGACCTTTTTCCCCAATTGGGTGCAATCGCTGGGCGATGCCTGCGGCAGTTTCAGCTGGCGGCTCAACGACGCCCATACCCCGATGGCCGAGAACGTGGCCAGCCTGGCCAGCGGCGAAAGCGATTTCCTGCTTACCTACGCGCATCCCCTGGTGCCCTTGGGCATGGATGCCGCAAGCTACCCCTTCCATAGCCTGGGCTACGAAAAAGTCCTGCCCGTGAGCGTCCCGGATCGCGACGGCAAACCGGTGCATGCCATACGCAAGGACGGGCCGGCCATCCGCTATCTGAGCTACGGCCCCTCGGCCTTCCTGGGCAATGCGCTGCGCGAGGTGCTGGCGCAGCGCCCGCTGCCGCTGAAAACGGTCTACCAGAACGCCGTGGGGGCCGGGCTGAAGGCCATGGCCTTGACCGGCGCCGGTGCGGCGTGGATCGCGGAAAGCCTGGTCCGGGCCGAGCTGGACGCCGGCACGCTGGTCGCCGCGGGCGATGGCTCGTGGACGCTGGACGCCGAAATCCGTATCTATCGTTCGCTGGCGAACAGCCGGCCCGTGGTCGAGCGGTTCTGGTCCGCCGTCGGCGCCAGCCTGGCGCGGCGCCAGTCGGAGGACTGGATCGGCGCCGCGGCATAGCCGCTGGGGTTCCGCGCATGGCCTGCCGCCCCGGACCCTGCCGGCGCGGGGCTCCTTCCCGTGTCAACAGGCCCTAGGCCGCGCTATCCGCCGCCGCGCCATGGTATGGCATGTTCGCGTTCAGCAAGGCGCGGGAGTACGGCTCGCGCGCGCGGCCATGGCGGACA
Above is a genomic segment from Bordetella genomosp. 11 containing:
- a CDS encoding tripartite tricarboxylate transporter substrate binding protein, which encodes MKTLIRGLCAGLALAFSACAAAAGYPDKPIRLIVPYAAGGSTDSTARLVAKGLTERLGQPVIVENRAGAGGMIGQDLVAKAPTDGYTLLFSAAGPLVVTPHAYAKVPYDPVQAFTPITLVAKAPLLLVANPKLGFKTVQDLIDAAKKNPGKLTYASFGTGSAAHLAGELFKSLAGVDMVHVPYKGSAPGLVDVIGGQVNVMFDVLVSALPQVQAGKLDALAITLAQRSQLVPNVPTMQEAGVKGFEAGTWFGLLGPAGMPPDVVARLAHATDLVLADTALQKELVAQGAEVAGGSSDDFRKFFLSEYDKWGHIARAAGIKAG
- a CDS encoding Rieske 2Fe-2S domain-containing protein produces the protein MLTAPDNDLLTLTGPDQPMGQYFRRYWQPVALSRELPEPDGPPVRVQVMGEKLLAFRDTQGRVGLVEPVCPHRGADLYYGRNEDCGLRCVFHGWKFGVDGKAVDLPNVAPDSNYHKTMAIKAYPTREFGEIVWAYMGPRPDDGRLPEVPMLEFGTLPASRRYVTKKRQECNWAQALEGALDTSHFSFLHMPAPGVPSNENADAPADERRLAWIRRDPMPKFSILDHDVGFVVGGARRADGQDIYWRTAQFALPSHSTTPSTLPGENYFGYTFVPIDDHACWIYTYVWNPERDLTQEEIHQLKSGHGVVAEVDEHFIPLRNLSNGYLLDRQEQKHKTYTGVRGVAEQDAMIQESQGRIADRTREHLTATDAAIVRFRRTLIAGARALAQGIEPQAPWRHQAYRLRSGSWIAAQGRSFEDIMQERFGSVTGHIDQACA
- a CDS encoding hydroxypyruvate isomerase family protein codes for the protein MLRFDPNLRWMYTELPMLERYRAAARAGFQGVEVAFPYEYPARKIAGLLDENGLRLVQVLTPCDWAAGERGIAALPGREDDFRRSVETAVAYAMQVGKPMIHAMAGNVPPGTEHERCRETFLRNLDYAAALLEREGLTLILEPCCRARFADYFYSRIEQGVALIEALGRPNVKLCFDTFHVQMEEGNLTNTLKQAWPHIGHIQIGNAPGRHEPGTGEIHFPFFFAQLEALGWDRWVGCEFEPSGPTDDCLEWGAPYGIRRPA
- a CDS encoding LysR family transcriptional regulator; translation: MELKWLADFLSVAETQSFSRAAGLRHVTQSALSRRIQQLEQWLGVSLFDRTVTPVRLSRSGEDLLPRARELLHLLQTTRAEIGRQETVVEDVLSFSMLSTLSLTFFPNWVQSLGDACGSFSWRLNDAHTPMAENVASLASGESDFLLTYAHPLVPLGMDAASYPFHSLGYEKVLPVSVPDRDGKPVHAIRKDGPAIRYLSYGPSAFLGNALREVLAQRPLPLKTVYQNAVGAGLKAMALTGAGAAWIAESLVRAELDAGTLVAAGDGSWTLDAEIRIYRSLANSRPVVERFWSAVGASLARRQSEDWIGAAA